The following nucleotide sequence is from Deltaproteobacteria bacterium.
ACCGGCCCGTATCTCCAGGTTGATGCCTTTCAGAGCCTCCACCTTGTGTTTCCCCAATTGGAAGGTCTTTATTACTTTCAGGACACGGACGATGTGATGTTCCTCTTTCATAAATCCTCACCCAAGTGCTCTTGCAGTGCGACCACGCCAGCGGGGTGTGAAGGCCGCCACAGACGATCATCATCGTGGCACCCTAGTGTTCTGCCCGCATTGCCTCCACCGGCTCCATCCTGGCCGCTACTATGGCCGGATAGAGAACCCCCAGAAGACTGAGGCCACAGCCTACGCCAATGGACAGGAGAAAGGACTCTCCTACAGCCGCCCACGGAATGAACTTCCAGACTGCAGCACCAAAACGTACCAGGCCAGTACCGAGGGCAAAGGCCCCTCCCAACAACGACCCGGCTGTGGCCCCAACGAACCCCTGCATGCCAGCCTCCAGCAAAAAGAGGCGCAGGACAAAGCTGTCCAGGGCCCCCAGACACTTGATAGTGCCTATCTCCCGAAAACGTTCGGTCACCGCCATGAGTTGGGCATTGATGATACCCACAGCACACACGAGCAGCGACAGGAAGACGATCCATCTCTGCTTGGCACTGCTGCCCACCGAGGTGGTTCCTGGGGTCACGTCAAAGCCGGCCTGGATCAGTGCCCTGTACATGGCAGGATCATCGCTGGCCAGAGCGCCGTTGGCCACATCAGTTCCTACCCTTACATAGCTGAAAAACAACACCGCCAGCACCAGGCTCATGGTAGTAATGAGCGATCTGAAAAAGCGCACTCGCAGGCTTTTCAGGCTTATTTCTACAGATTTTCTGAATGGCAGCACCACCTGTCTGTCAACAGAACTGGGGGCACCTGCAGACGATCCTGAAGACATTCTCTACAATCCTGTATTGATTCAGTAGTGTGAGATTCCAGTTCTTTGAAAACGAAAAAATAGCACATATGGCAGTGGGCGCCAAACTGGAAATGATGCTCCTGCCGTCCCTGTCAACCTGTCACTCCCTTACCTTTGCCTTTGCTTTTCCTCGCCCAGCGTCCCCAGATGAACGATTCTCACATGCTGCCACTGCTTTAAAGTTTCCAGGAGAAAATCCAGGAAGCGGAAAGCCGCCCGGTTCATCCTCTGGTGATGTATCATGAAGCCGCAGAATCCGGCCTGCATGCTGTGCCGCATTTCGCACCACAGACCGTTCCAGCCCTCTTCGGCTGAAGTCTCTTTTCGAGTGTGCAGGTCAACTGTCACTGGCAGGTGCAGAATGTTACCCTGCCAAAGAGGCCCAGGGGAGCCGCTGGCGGATATGGCTCTATAGCCGAGGCTGCTGAGGGCGGCCAGCGTCTCCTGATCGCATCGATTCCAGGGCGGGGTGAAAATACGGTGTAACTCCTCATTGATCAGTGAGCTCAGTCGTTGGAAGCCCTTTAGCAGATCAGCTCTTTTCGCTTCTCTGGAGCGACTCGGGCCAAACTCCTGCTTTTTCCCATCTTTTTCGTGGTTGCAATGGCGCCAACCGTGTTGAATCCAGGCCCATAATCCGGAATTTCCACCACAGCTATCAGCCAATTGCTGCCAACGACTGCAAGTGAGCCAGGCAGGGACGACCGCCAGGGTGAGAGGGACCGTGTGTCCTCGAAACAGTTTGACCAGGTGAGCAAAACTGCGGCTGGGAACCCCCACATCATCTGCTCTGAAAAATACAACAATCTCTTGCTTTGCTGCAGCAAGAGATTCAGCTAAGATGCACCGCAGCTGGTCGGCCATATCTGTTAGCGGCT
It contains:
- a CDS encoding FtsX-like permease family protein produces the protein MSSGSSAGAPSSVDRQVVLPFRKSVEISLKSLRVRFFRSLITTMSLVLAVLFFSYVRVGTDVANGALASDDPAMYRALIQAGFDVTPGTTSVGSSAKQRWIVFLSLLVCAVGIINAQLMAVTERFREIGTIKCLGALDSFVLRLFLLEAGMQGFVGATAGSLLGGAFALGTGLVRFGAAVWKFIPWAAVGESFLLSIGVGCGLSLLGVLYPAIVAARMEPVEAMRAEH
- a CDS encoding polysaccharide deacetylase family protein produces the protein MIASSGISSLWVEPLTDMADQLRCILAESLAAAKQEIVVFFRADDVGVPSRSFAHLVKLFRGHTVPLTLAVVPAWLTCSRWQQLADSCGGNSGLWAWIQHGWRHCNHEKDGKKQEFGPSRSREAKRADLLKGFQRLSSLINEELHRIFTPPWNRCDQETLAALSSLGYRAISASGSPGPLWQGNILHLPVTVDLHTRKETSAEEGWNGLWCEMRHSMQAGFCGFMIHHQRMNRAAFRFLDFLLETLKQWQHVRIVHLGTLGEEKQRQR